A region from the Drosophila takahashii strain IR98-3 E-12201 chromosome 2L, DtakHiC1v2, whole genome shotgun sequence genome encodes:
- the S gene encoding protein Star, with protein MSQQVFSAHPALAVEQLQQAEQEENNNPSSSSNHYQQQQRSAAAQSRRHAKATPKKFTLSRSCAGGSGTLSGVHQQQVTAPSSSQPAISPESRKTLPVRTNYAAVDDDDDIECEDVDEVNFGQQQKEKETTGSRQPTKDCGTDETDHVQLRHKNATSTTTTSRHHHQDGGGGDQSDLSSVISSPSVSTVSSPLSTPTRLPQALQQQLHCCQKSSGMESRARTSPQQIQHPHRQHHHQQQQHHHHHHHHHLTAAGCAGGGGGGGGGSSGGSASCKAKKLDPRLNPSPYRQLLPIALCLLSFATVFATLIVYMDTTEIRHQQFRLNMSRDYELNGVAQDDPALIAFLRQIHMGKYLGKASPKVASVGPPPNSPRLAATAGSTFGNSNSSGSGADQLAHYVADLVGGKMNGAVIQSLSGPLAHLITAPWLSEQLNWMGVLVEPEPRWYFTLRKQNAQRARMQVVHACVSPNTYPKEITIHNEDVRINSLHDEETSWFNSRVKCFPLYTIMLACERTEYDLLSLGVQGHELEILQTLPFDKVKIDVISIHLLEDHEDVHDYVLDITRFLAGKSYKLQRKIGRNYFYQRLNASASRTRKKDILLLKTP; from the exons ATGTCGCAGCAAGTGTTCTCGGCGCATCCAGCGCTGGCggtggagcagctgcagcaggcgGAACAGGAGGAGAACAACAACCCGAGTAGCAGTAGTAATCattaccagcagcagcagcgatcGGCGGCGGCACAGAGCAGGCGGCATGCCAAGGCCACGCCCAAGAAGTTCACGCTGAGCAGGAGCTGTGCCGGCGGATCGGGAACCCTGAGCGGAGTCCACCAGCAGCAAGTCACAGCGCCCAGTTCATCACAACCCGCCATCAGTCCGGAGTCCAGGAAAACCCTGCCGGTGCGAACAAATTACGCGGCGGTGGACGATGACGACGACATCGAGTGCGAGGATGTGGATGAGGTGAACTTTGGCCAGCagcagaaggagaaggagacaACCGGCAGCCGGCAACCAACCAAAGACTGTGGCACCGATGAGACGGATCATGTGCAGCTGCGCCACAAAAACGCCACATCGACGACGACAACGAGTAGGCATCATCACCAAGACGGAGGAGGTGGTGACCAGAGTGATCTGAGCAGCGTGATCAGCTCGCCGTCGGTTAGCACAGTCTCCTCGCCCCTTTCCACGCCCACCCGGTTGCCACAggcgctgcagcagcagctgcactgTTGCCAGAAATCCAGTGGAATGGAATCCCGGGCGAGAACGTCGCCCCAACAAATCCAGCATCCGCACAGGcaacaccaccaccagcagcagcagcaccatcatcaccaccatcatcatcatctcacGGCAGCGGGTTGTGcggggggaggaggaggaggaggtggtggatCCTCTGGAGGATCCGCATCCTGCAAGGCCAAGAAGCTCGATCCTCGACTGAATCCCTCACCCTATCGCCAGCTATTGCCCATCGCACTGTGCCTGCTCTCCTTCGCGACTGTTTTCGCCACATTAATAGTTTACATGGATACGACAG AGATTCGCCATCAACAGTTTCGGCTGAACATGTCGCGCGACTACGAGCTGAATGGGGTTGCGCAAGACGATCCCGCACTCATTGCATTCCTGCGCCAGATCCACATGGGCAAGTACCTGGGCAAGGCGTCGCCCAAGGTCGCGTCAGTGGGTCCGCCGCCCAATTCCCCCCGCCTTGCCGCCACCGCCGGATCGACGttcggcaacagcaacagtagCGGCAGCGGAGCCGATCAGCTGGCCCACTATGTGGCCGATCTGGTGGGCGGGAAGATGAATGGAGCGGTGATCCAGTCGCTGAGCGGTCCGCTCGCCCATCTGATCACGGCCCCCTGGCTGAGCGAGCAGCTCAACTGGATGGGCGTGCTGGTGGAGCCGGAGCCGCGATGGTACTTCACGTTGCGCAAGCAGAATGCCCAGCGGGCGCGCATGCAGGTGGTGCACGCCTGCGTATCGCCCAATACCTATCCCAAAGAG ATTACCATACACAACGAGGATGTGCGCATCAATAGTCTGCACGACGAGGAGACCTCGTGGTTCAACTCGCGTGTCAAATGCTTTCCGCTCTACACAATCATGCTGGCATGTGAGCGCACCGAATACGATCTGCTTAGTCTGGGCGTACAGGGGCATGAGCTGGAG ATCTTGCAGACGCTGCCCTTCGACAAAGTCAAAATCGATGTGATATCGATACATTTGCTCGAGGACCACGAGGACGTGCACGACTATGTGCTGGACATCACCAGGTTCCTGGCGGGCAAGTCCTACAAGCTGCAGCGCAAGATCGGGCGGAACTACTTCTACCAGCGGCTCAATGCCAGCGCCAGTCGCACGCGCAAGAAAGACATCCTGCTGCTGAAGACGCCCTAG